The Opitutus sp. DNA window TCCAGCGGCCGCGGCGTCATAGAACTCAAACTCACCCTCAGCCGCTCCGACCTGCCGCTTTCCCGGCATGCTTGGGGCGTGCCCGCCGCCATCGCCCCCGCCGTCTCGGAGTTGCAAGCCTCGCTCCAGGAAAACGACGGCAAACCCCCGCTCATCGCCCGCGCCGAGGCCCTGCTGCTACTCACCGACCGCGACAGCGTACGTGTGGCCGGCTCCACTGCGCTCGCCACCCGCACCCAGGAAATCCTTGCGTCGTGGGAAAAACGCTGGGCCGCCGCCGGCACCGATTGGGCCGCCGAACTCGTTAACGCCCGCTACGAGAGCATCGGTAAACTCACCGCCGAGGTCGTCGGCCAGGACTCCGCCACCCCTGTCGGCCCCAGCGTGAGCGACCGCATTGACGCTTGGGTGACGCACCCCGTGTGGGGCTGGACGATCTTCGGCACGATCATGGCGGCAATGTTTTTGAGCATCTTTACCCTAGCCGATATCCCCATGGGCTGGATTGAAAGCCTGATGGGCGTTCTGTCCACCTGGGTCAGCGGCCTAATCCCGGCCGGCGACCTGCACGACCTGGTGATCGACGGTGCCATCGCCGGCGTGCAAGGCGTGATCATCTTCCTGCCGCAAATCATCATCTTATTCTTCTTTATCGGCCTGCTGGAAAGCACCGGCTACATGGCGCGCGCGGCCTTTATCATGGACCGCATGATGAGCCGCGTCGGCCTCAACGGCCGCAGTTTTATCCCGCTGCTCGGCTCCTACGCCTGCGCGATTCCCGGCATCATGGCCACGCGCACCATTGAGCAACCCAAGGACCGCCTCGTGACCATCCTCGTGGCGCCGTTTATGAGCTGCTCGGCGCGCCTCCCGGTTTACCTGCTGCTGATCGCCGCGATGGTCCCGACCAGCGAAGTGCCGCTGGGCACCAAGGTCGGCCTCATGTTGCTCATGTATTCGCTAGGCACCTTTGGCGCGTTTGGCTTCGCTTGGTTTTTCAAGAAAACCCTGCTGCGCAGTGCCCCGCCGCTGATGATTATGGAACTGCCGCCCTATCGTTTGCCACGCGTGCGCGACGTCGCCCAGCAAATGGCTGAACGCGCCGGC harbors:
- the feoB gene encoding ferrous iron transport protein B, encoding MTPPLPPSKPAPSTRASAPVYGLVGNPNCGKSTLFNALTGLKQKVGNYPGVTVERKIGTAYTQHGQPLTLIDLPGTYSLAARSPDEAVTRDVLLGRRADTAMPDRIVCVVDATNLERNLYLVHQILDLGRPVILVLNMIDVAEELGMRIDTARLEQLLGIPVIPCAASSGRGVIELKLTLSRSDLPLSRHAWGVPAAIAPAVSELQASLQENDGKPPLIARAEALLLLTDRDSVRVAGSTALATRTQEILASWEKRWAAAGTDWAAELVNARYESIGKLTAEVVGQDSATPVGPSVSDRIDAWVTHPVWGWTIFGTIMAAMFLSIFTLADIPMGWIESLMGVLSTWVSGLIPAGDLHDLVIDGAIAGVQGVIIFLPQIIILFFFIGLLESTGYMARAAFIMDRMMSRVGLNGRSFIPLLGSYACAIPGIMATRTIEQPKDRLVTILVAPFMSCSARLPVYLLLIAAMVPTSEVPLGTKVGLMLLMYSLGTFGAFGFAWFFKKTLLRSAPPLMIMELPPYRLPRVRDVAQQMAERAGIFVKRAGTVILGLSIVLWFLATYPKAPEGTPKEQALAHSFAGQAGHALEPVIAPLGFDWRIGIGLINSFAAREVFNSAMSVIFAVETSDDEEADAGHLRDALQAAVRTDGSKLFTPLVCLNLMVFYVFAMQCLSTVAVVKRETNSWRWPLFQLAYMTGFAWGLCLVIYQVGRALGY